The genomic stretch TGAAAAAATATATTTGTGTGGTATTTGTGCTACGCCACCAAATAAAGAAATTCATAAAACGGCTTTAGGTGCAACAGAATCTGTTGATTGGGAATATGTAGAAGATACGTTAACTTTAGTTGAAAAACTAAAAACAGAAAATGTAAAAGTTTTAGCGATAGAACAAGCAGAAAACTCAACAAAACTAGATGCTTTTCATCCGAAGAAAACAGAAAAGTACGCAATTGTAATGGGTAACGAGGTAAAAGGTGTACAACAAGAAGTTGTAAATGCTTCCGATATGTGTATCGAAATTCCGCAATTAGGCACCAAACATTCGCTAAATATTTCGGTTACTACAGGTGTTGTTATTTGGGATTTGTTTCAGAAATTACAATAGAAACTTTTTTATTATAAATGAAAGGACTAATTTTATGGTGCTATAAATTTAAGAAGTAAACACTTCTTTTTGAACTATGAAAAAAGAGAATTCTCTAATACTTTTATTTACCGTATTTGCAGTTTTTAATGCATTTACACAAACACCAAAAGACTCACTAAATTTTTATTTAGACAATGCTAAAGGATCTAATAAAGTTAGATATCTTAAAAAAGCAATTACGTTATTAGAAGATTTAAAAATAGATTCTTTAATACAACAAACTAGCATAGAATATGCCAAAGAAAGTTATTTTGCGAAAGATACTTTAGGTTTAACTTTTTCTAAGAATAAATTACAAAATCATTTTAAACGCAGTAAAGATTCTTTTTCATTAGCAAAAGCATACCATTTTGCCGCTTTAAATCATAAAATAAAAAATAATTTAGATAGTAGTTTTTATTATTATCAAGAATCTAAAAAAATTTTTATTGGCTTAAAAGATTCTGTAGAAACCGGACGAAGATTGCTTTCTATGGCAATCCTACAAGTTAAAGAACTCGATTATTTAGGTTGCGAAACAACTGCTGTAGAAGGTTTAAAATATATAGAACCTGCTCAAGATAAAGAATATAGAACTCTAATTTCTTTATATCAAACCTTAGGAAATGCTTTAGGACATTTAAATAGACCTAAAGAATCTAGAGCTTATTATCTTAAGGCAAGAGAGCTGGCAAAATTTAATACGGTAACTTCTAGACGAGAAGTAAATTACCTAAACTTATACAATAATATTGGTGCAACTTATGTAGATGAAGGTAATTTTGATAAAGCAATTACTTTATTTAAAGAAGGTTTACGTTTTGATAGTATTGCGATAAAATACCCAAGACAATACCAAAACTTATTAGGTAGCTTATCTTCTGCATATTTTAGACAAGGTAAAATAGATAAAGCAATTTCTGGTTACAAAACAGTTTTAGAAGGTAGAAAAAAATCTAAATTTGTTTATGCTGAAAGTGTTTCTCATAGTTTATTAGCAGAAGCTTACATGAAAAATAAACAATATAATTTGGCAAAAAAACATGCTTATATTGGTTTAGAGTTGGGTAAAAAAACAAGAAATAACGAGCAAGTTTTAGATTGTTTGCAATTTTTAACTGAGCTAACTTTTGGAGAAACAGCCAAAAAGCATTTTAAAGAATATGTTCAGTTAAAAGACAGTTTATTTACTAGAGAAAGAACTCGAAAAAATCAATTTGCAAAGGTTATTTACGAAACAGAAAAAAAAGAAAAAGAAAACACCAGTTTAAAATTAGAAAATCAACGTAAAGAATTACTCATAAAAAGTGAAAAACAACAAAAAACGATTGGTTTTTTAATTGCAGGTGCTGGTATTCTTTTTATTGGTTTTGGTGCAAACATAGTTGCTAGTAGAAGAAAAAAAATACTTTTTGAAGCTAAATTAGCTCAAGTAGAAGCTAGAGAAAAAGAAAGGCAACAAATTGCTAAATCTCTTCATGATGAGGTTGCTGGCGATATTAGAATGTTGCATTTAAAATTAGAAAAGTCTAACCAATTAGAAGAAGCAAAAAGCTTACATATTATTAAAGAGAACGTTCGTAATTTATCGCACCAATTAAGTAGCGAGAGCTTTAATAAAGTATCATTTAAAGACCAAATTATAAACTTAGTATCAGATTACTTTGAACCTGATTTTAAAATTAAAGTAGAAAATATTAATACTATTTCTTGGACAGAAATTAACAATTCTATCAAAAGAACTTTGTTTTTAGCTGTTAGAGAAAGTATACAGAATGCCAAGAAATACGCAGAAGCAACAAAATTAATTGTTAGGTTTTCTGAAAATAAAAAAACAATAACTTTAGAAATTTCTGATAATGGAATAGGTTTTGATGCTGAAGTTAAGAAAACCGGAATAGGTTTAAAAAATA from Polaribacter marinaquae encodes the following:
- a CDS encoding tetratricopeptide repeat-containing sensor histidine kinase; translation: MKKENSLILLFTVFAVFNAFTQTPKDSLNFYLDNAKGSNKVRYLKKAITLLEDLKIDSLIQQTSIEYAKESYFAKDTLGLTFSKNKLQNHFKRSKDSFSLAKAYHFAALNHKIKNNLDSSFYYYQESKKIFIGLKDSVETGRRLLSMAILQVKELDYLGCETTAVEGLKYIEPAQDKEYRTLISLYQTLGNALGHLNRPKESRAYYLKARELAKFNTVTSRREVNYLNLYNNIGATYVDEGNFDKAITLFKEGLRFDSIAIKYPRQYQNLLGSLSSAYFRQGKIDKAISGYKTVLEGRKKSKFVYAESVSHSLLAEAYMKNKQYNLAKKHAYIGLELGKKTRNNEQVLDCLQFLTELTFGETAKKHFKEYVQLKDSLFTRERTRKNQFAKVIYETEKKEKENTSLKLENQRKELLIKSEKQQKTIGFLIAGAGILFIGFGANIVASRRKKILFEAKLAQVEAREKERQQIAKSLHDEVAGDIRMLHLKLEKSNQLEEAKSLHIIKENVRNLSHQLSSESFNKVSFKDQIINLVSDYFEPDFKIKVENINTISWTEINNSIKRTLFLAVRESIQNAKKYAEATKLIVRFSENKKTITLEISDNGIGFDAEVKKTGIGLKNIRERVEDLNGVFSIDSELEKGTTIKIDVSKNGK
- a CDS encoding RNA methyltransferase, with amino-acid sequence MRKLKNNELGRITVDEFKTVKKTPIIVVLDNIRSLNNIGSVFRTSDAFLVEKIYLCGICATPPNKEIHKTALGATESVDWEYVEDTLTLVEKLKTENVKVLAIEQAENSTKLDAFHPKKTEKYAIVMGNEVKGVQQEVVNASDMCIEIPQLGTKHSLNISVTTGVVIWDLFQKLQ